A genomic window from Salvia miltiorrhiza cultivar Shanhuang (shh) chromosome 5, IMPLAD_Smil_shh, whole genome shotgun sequence includes:
- the LOC131026031 gene encoding uncharacterized protein LOC131026031: MATRTRGRNNGNRENEELVNHIPIRDTENMFRKQHPPTFDGLGDPVDAEKWVSTIERIFTYIRCDDKEKVICAKYQMIDEADFWWESVERTMTQAQKDTLTWEDFKEKLFEKFIPECYRQKRQNEFWNLRHGKNTVTEYDRQFNRLSRYYPQLVDTDEKKADKFKKGLHAS; this comes from the coding sequence ATGGCAACTAGAACCCGAGGTAGAAACAACGGAAACCGCGAGAATGAGGAACTAGTTAATCATATTCCAATTCGTGATACCGAAAATATGTTCAGGAAACAACACCCTCCAACTTTTGATGGCTTAGGTGATCCAGTAGACGCTGAAAAATGGGTTAGCACGATAGAAAGAATATTTACCTATATAAGGTGTGACGATAAAGAGAAGGTAATTTGTGCAAAATACCAAATGATTGATgaggctgacttctggtgggagtcAGTAGAAAGGACTATGACTCAGGCACAAAAGGACACTTtgacttgggaagacttcaagGAAAAGCTGTTTGAAAAATTTATTCCAGAATGCTATAGGCAAAAGAGACAGAATGAGTTTTGGAATTTAAGACATGGAAAGAATACAGTAACAGAATATGATCGTCAATTTAATCGATTGTCAAGATACTATCCACAActggtggatactgatgaaaagAAGGCGGACAAGTTCAAAAAAGGGCTGCATGCATCCTGA